The Niastella koreensis GR20-10 genome includes a window with the following:
- a CDS encoding SusC/RagA family TonB-linked outer membrane protein, which yields MLSHYLKKVLFLPILLFLHVCLYAQTGSISGKILDDKQAGLAAATVRLNGATAGVRAGEDGSFKFPNLAPGRYTVLFEHVGYIPLQKEVTVTAGAATTLNVTMAVLSTSLSEIVVIGYGSERKKDVTGAIASITSKDFQQGQITTPEQLIAGKVAGVSVISNSGAPGAGSTIRIRGGASINGSNDPLIVLDGVPLNPSSIAGAANPLDLINPNDIERVDVLKDASAAAIYGNRASNGVILITTKKGQRGKPKVNFSTQLSVSQLSKEAGVLSPGEFRDYVKSHDTTAAGNFRNLLGASNTDWQKAIYRTAVSTDNNLSVSGAVGNKLPYRVSVGYTNQDGILKTSNLTRYSGDISLAPVFFDDHLKVAVNLKGAQVKQRFANEKAIGAAVSFNPTQPVYSGKNNYGSYFEYTDPSSVTGLKSNAPRNPLGLLEENRDVSDVYRTVSSVAFDYKLHFLPDLHINVNLGYDGAKGSGTQTIPAYAASNLNTYTDSNGVSYSGLSRKYRQVSNNRLMEGFLNYSKNIAALNSHVDVVGGYANQKFSNTTYNYASNFADGTLNPNSLPTYPSSINEYILTSLYGRVNWVYNDKYILTGTVRNDYSTKFAPADRSGVFSSGAFAWRINEEKFLQNNKVISNLKLRLEYGVTGNQEGIGSYDYLSDYSMGTATARYQLGQSYYYVYRPGAYYPGRTWETTTTQNIAIDYGLWGDRITGSVDYYTRKTKNLLATATQSALTNFSNQITANIGNMKDEGVEFNINAKAIDKQSIGWTMGFNITYNHNTITNLTALPGQTSSGLLIGNITGGTGNTVQINQVGASKYSFYLYQQVYDAKGKPIDGLFVDGKKDGVINQNDLHVNKSPDPKAYLGFSTDFRYKRWGAGLVARASFGNYVYNNVASYTGIQSYMLNPIGTLNNGSRTVLSGNLIGSNDKSLLSDYWLENGSFLRMDNVHLSYNLGKVIAGKGDLRISANVQNVFLVTKYQGVDPEVSSGIDNNFYPRPRTYVLGVSWSL from the coding sequence ATGCTTAGCCACTATTTGAAAAAGGTATTATTCCTTCCCATTCTTCTTTTTTTGCATGTTTGCTTATATGCGCAAACCGGAAGTATTTCTGGTAAAATTCTCGATGACAAACAGGCGGGTTTAGCCGCCGCTACCGTGCGGCTGAATGGCGCCACGGCCGGCGTACGCGCCGGCGAAGATGGCAGCTTTAAATTTCCCAACCTGGCTCCGGGCAGGTATACCGTGCTCTTTGAACATGTGGGGTACATCCCGCTGCAAAAGGAGGTGACGGTTACTGCGGGCGCTGCTACTACGCTGAATGTAACAATGGCTGTTTTATCAACTTCGTTAAGCGAGATTGTAGTAATAGGTTATGGCTCGGAGCGGAAAAAAGATGTAACGGGCGCCATTGCCTCCATTACCTCCAAAGATTTTCAACAGGGCCAGATCACTACACCGGAACAACTGATTGCCGGTAAGGTGGCAGGGGTATCTGTTATTTCAAACAGTGGCGCGCCAGGGGCGGGCAGCACCATCCGCATCCGCGGCGGCGCTTCCATAAACGGAAGCAACGATCCGCTGATCGTACTCGACGGCGTTCCGTTGAATCCTTCCTCCATTGCGGGCGCTGCCAATCCGCTCGATCTTATCAACCCCAACGATATCGAGCGGGTAGATGTACTCAAAGATGCCTCTGCTGCGGCCATCTATGGTAACCGCGCTTCAAACGGGGTAATCCTCATCACCACCAAAAAAGGTCAGCGGGGAAAACCAAAGGTTAACTTTAGCACCCAGCTATCCGTTTCGCAATTGTCGAAGGAAGCAGGTGTTCTGTCTCCGGGTGAATTCCGCGATTATGTAAAAAGTCATGATACCACGGCTGCAGGCAATTTCAGGAACCTGTTAGGCGCCTCTAATACCGACTGGCAGAAGGCCATTTACCGAACGGCAGTAAGTACCGACAACAACCTGAGTGTGTCGGGCGCTGTGGGCAATAAACTGCCTTACCGCGTATCGGTAGGGTATACCAACCAGGATGGGATTTTAAAAACTTCCAACCTTACCCGGTACTCAGGCGACATCAGCCTGGCGCCTGTTTTTTTCGACGATCACCTGAAGGTGGCCGTTAACCTCAAAGGGGCCCAGGTAAAACAGCGTTTTGCCAACGAGAAGGCCATCGGTGCAGCCGTTAGCTTCAATCCTACGCAGCCTGTTTATTCGGGTAAGAACAATTACGGCAGCTACTTTGAATATACCGACCCCAGCAGTGTAACCGGTTTAAAATCGAATGCACCGCGGAACCCGCTGGGCCTGTTGGAAGAGAACCGCGACGTGAGCGATGTATACCGTACGGTTAGCAGTGTGGCGTTTGATTATAAACTGCATTTTCTGCCCGACCTGCATATCAACGTTAATCTGGGTTACGACGGGGCAAAAGGTTCCGGCACGCAAACCATTCCTGCCTATGCAGCCAGTAACCTCAATACCTATACAGACAGCAATGGTGTTAGCTACAGCGGTCTTTCGCGCAAATACAGGCAGGTTAGCAATAACCGGTTAATGGAAGGTTTTCTGAACTATAGCAAAAACATTGCGGCTTTAAACAGCCATGTGGATGTAGTAGGCGGTTATGCCAACCAGAAATTCAGTAACACCACCTATAATTATGCTTCTAACTTTGCAGATGGCACGCTGAACCCGAACTCACTTCCCACCTATCCATCCAGCATCAATGAGTATATCCTTACTTCGTTGTACGGACGTGTTAACTGGGTATACAACGATAAATATATTCTTACCGGTACCGTTCGCAACGATTACTCTACCAAATTTGCACCGGCCGACAGGAGCGGGGTTTTCTCTTCCGGCGCCTTTGCCTGGCGTATTAATGAAGAAAAATTCCTGCAGAACAATAAGGTTATTTCTAACCTGAAACTTCGGTTGGAATACGGCGTTACCGGTAACCAGGAAGGCATCGGCAGCTACGATTACCTGTCTGATTACAGTATGGGTACTGCTACAGCGCGGTATCAGCTGGGGCAATCTTATTATTACGTGTATCGTCCGGGCGCTTATTATCCCGGCCGTACCTGGGAAACAACAACCACGCAGAATATAGCGATCGATTACGGTTTGTGGGGCGACCGCATTACAGGTAGCGTGGATTATTACACCCGTAAAACCAAAAACCTGCTGGCAACCGCCACCCAGTCGGCGCTTACCAACTTCAGCAACCAGATCACCGCCAACATTGGCAATATGAAAGATGAAGGGGTTGAATTCAACATCAACGCAAAGGCCATCGACAAACAAAGCATTGGCTGGACAATGGGTTTCAATATCACCTATAACCATAACACCATTACCAACCTCACGGCATTGCCCGGGCAAACATCCAGCGGGTTGCTTATTGGCAATATCACGGGCGGAACCGGCAATACGGTTCAGATAAACCAGGTGGGCGCCAGTAAATATTCCTTCTACCTGTACCAGCAGGTATACGACGCCAAAGGCAAACCCATTGATGGGTTGTTTGTAGACGGCAAGAAGGATGGCGTTATTAACCAGAACGACCTGCATGTAAACAAGAGTCCAGATCCCAAGGCCTACCTCGGTTTCAGCACCGATTTCCGCTACAAACGCTGGGGAGCAGGGTTGGTGGCCCGTGCCAGCTTTGGCAACTATGTATATAACAACGTAGCCAGCTATACAGGTATCCAGAGTTATATGCTGAATCCCATCGGTACGCTCAATAATGGCAGCCGTACGGTGTTATCGGGTAACCTGATTGGCTCCAACGACAAGAGCCTGTTGTCTGATTACTGGCTGGAAAATGGTTCTTTCCTGCGGATGGACAATGTGCATCTCTCTTATAACCTGGGTAAGGTCATTGCCGGCAAAGGCGACCTGCGCATTTCCGCCAATGTGCAGAATGTATTCCTGGTAACTAAATACCAGGGGGTAGATCCGGAAGTGTCGTCGGGTATCGACAACAACTTCTATCCAAGGCCGAGAACCTATGTATTGGGTGTAAGCTGGAGCCTTTAA